A genomic region of Nostoc sp. UHCC 0702 contains the following coding sequences:
- a CDS encoding Uma2 family endonuclease: MTQVKPQLTLKQFLALPEGDITYELVDGAAKPKMAPKRFHSRLTGTIYLILTPWAKNRGEVGIEWAVTLKRKGRDWVPIPDLLYVSYSRLKSDVIEDEPCPIPPDLAIEIISPDQTFGEMSAKATDYLDAGVMRVWVVDAKAKTVTIFYPDARPQTKTGEDSLEDSLFEGLQITPEQIFQQAGIP, translated from the coding sequence ATGACTCAAGTCAAACCTCAACTCACACTAAAACAATTCCTAGCCCTACCAGAAGGCGATATAACCTACGAATTAGTTGATGGTGCAGCTAAACCGAAAATGGCTCCAAAAAGATTTCATTCAAGACTAACAGGTACAATTTATCTAATCTTAACTCCGTGGGCAAAAAATCGCGGTGAAGTTGGTATTGAATGGGCAGTTACCTTAAAACGTAAAGGTCGAGATTGGGTTCCTATACCAGACTTACTTTATGTCTCTTACTCTCGCCTCAAGAGTGATGTTATCGAAGATGAACCTTGTCCCATACCTCCAGACTTAGCGATTGAAATTATCTCTCCTGACCAAACTTTTGGCGAAATGAGTGCTAAAGCTACAGATTATCTAGATGCAGGTGTGATGAGAGTTTGGGTTGTGGATGCAAAAGCTAAAACAGTGACTATTTTTTATCCCGATGCACGACCTCAAACAAAAACTGGTGAAGATAGTTTAGAAGATTCTTTATTTGAAGGACTGCAAATTACACCCGAACAAATTTTTCAACAAGCGGGAATTCCTTAG
- a CDS encoding exonuclease SbcCD subunit D produces the protein MIKILHLSDIHMGSGFSHGRINPTTGLNTRLEDFVNTLSRCIDRSLAEPVDLVIFGGDAFPDATPPPYVQEAFASQFRRLVDANIPTVLLVGNHDQHSQGQGGASLNIYRTLGVPGFVVGDKLTTHHISTRNGRVQVITLPWLTRSTLMTREETENLSLAEINQLLTDRLQVVLEGEIRRLDPDVPTVLLAHLMADNASLGAERYLAVGKGFTLPLSLLTRPCFDYVALGHVHRHQNLNKSNNPPVIYPGSIERVDFSEEKEDKGYVMIELERGSVQWEFCPLPARLFRTIEVDASKADDPQAALIKAIAKHDIQDAVVRLIYKLRSEQLDLIDNPALHAALNSAHTYTIQPELVSQLARPRIPELSASSSIDPMEALKTYLNNREDLKDIAASMLEAAEKLLGDDVEVWLEATNS, from the coding sequence ATGATTAAAATTCTTCACCTCTCCGACATCCACATGGGAAGTGGTTTTTCCCACGGACGGATTAATCCAACAACAGGGTTAAATACACGATTAGAAGATTTTGTCAATACATTATCTCGATGTATTGACCGATCGCTTGCAGAACCCGTGGATTTGGTAATATTTGGTGGCGATGCTTTTCCTGATGCGACGCCACCACCATATGTGCAAGAAGCTTTTGCCAGCCAGTTTCGCCGTCTCGTGGATGCTAACATTCCCACAGTCTTGTTGGTAGGGAACCACGACCAACATTCCCAAGGACAAGGAGGAGCGAGTTTAAATATTTACCGCACCTTGGGAGTACCAGGCTTTGTAGTCGGTGATAAATTAACCACTCACCACATCTCAACGCGCAACGGTAGAGTGCAAGTTATCACCCTTCCTTGGTTGACGCGTTCAACCTTGATGACTCGTGAAGAAACCGAAAACTTGTCTTTAGCGGAAATCAACCAGTTATTAACTGACCGTTTGCAAGTTGTTTTAGAAGGAGAAATTCGCCGTCTTGACCCTGATGTGCCAACTGTGCTTTTGGCTCACTTGATGGCTGATAATGCTTCTTTGGGAGCAGAACGTTATTTAGCGGTGGGTAAAGGCTTTACTCTACCGTTATCTTTACTGACACGTCCCTGTTTTGATTATGTAGCGCTAGGACATGTCCACCGCCATCAAAATTTGAATAAATCTAACAACCCGCCAGTGATTTATCCAGGAAGCATTGAGCGGGTAGATTTTAGCGAAGAAAAAGAAGACAAAGGTTATGTAATGATAGAACTGGAGCGGGGAAGTGTGCAATGGGAATTTTGCCCCTTGCCAGCTCGGCTTTTCCGTACAATTGAGGTGGATGCCTCAAAAGCAGATGATCCCCAAGCTGCATTGATCAAAGCGATCGCTAAACATGATATTCAAGATGCAGTAGTGCGGCTAATTTACAAACTTCGCTCGGAACAATTGGATTTAATTGATAACCCCGCCTTACATGCTGCTTTAAATTCAGCCCACACCTACACCATTCAACCAGAATTAGTGAGTCAGCTAGCTCGACCGCGCATTCCCGAATTAAGTGCAAGTAGCAGTATTGACCCAATGGAAGCATTAAAAACCTACTTGAATAATCGTGAAGACTTGAAAGATATAGCTGCATCTATGCTAGAAGCAGCAGAAAAATTGCTAGGAGATGATGTGGAAGTTTGGCTAGAAGCAACTAATTCGTAA
- the cysH gene encoding phosphoadenosine phosphosulfate reductase, which translates to MTASTASRNLTTTFDLELLNQQFETATPKEILAWSIENIPTALVQTSAFNVDDMVITHILYSELKHPVPVIFLDTLFHFPQTLELVAKTKEVYNLDLQTYKTPDVDTREAFKAKYGEALWNQDIAQFHQVTKIEPLLRGLDELNTVAWITGRRRDQAVTRANMPIFELDNQGRLKVNPIAAWTRQDSWRYVAEHGVIYNPLHDQGYPSIGDEPITTKVGDGEDERAGRWRGSNKTECGIHI; encoded by the coding sequence ATGACAGCTTCCACGGCATCTAGAAACCTAACCACCACTTTTGACTTAGAACTATTAAATCAACAGTTTGAAACTGCCACTCCTAAAGAAATCCTGGCATGGTCTATAGAGAATATCCCCACAGCACTGGTACAAACCAGCGCCTTTAACGTGGATGACATGGTAATTACCCATATACTTTACAGCGAACTCAAGCATCCTGTTCCTGTGATATTTCTCGACACCTTGTTCCACTTCCCCCAAACTCTAGAACTAGTTGCTAAAACCAAAGAAGTCTATAACTTAGATTTGCAAACTTACAAAACTCCAGACGTAGATACCCGCGAAGCCTTCAAAGCTAAATACGGCGAAGCACTCTGGAATCAAGATATTGCCCAATTCCACCAAGTTACTAAAATTGAACCACTATTACGGGGTTTAGACGAACTCAACACAGTCGCTTGGATTACCGGACGCCGCCGCGACCAAGCAGTAACCCGTGCTAATATGCCCATATTTGAACTCGATAATCAAGGTCGGCTGAAAGTAAATCCCATAGCCGCCTGGACACGCCAAGATAGCTGGCGTTATGTGGCTGAACATGGAGTAATTTACAACCCTCTGCACGACCAAGGTTATCCCAGCATTGGTGACGAACCCATCACCACTAAAGTAGGTGATGGTGAAGACGAACGCGCCGGACGCTGGCGGGGAAGTAATAAAACAGAATGTGGAATTCATATTTAA
- a CDS encoding type II toxin-antitoxin system YafQ family toxin — protein MRLLVLTPKFKRAFRKFVKQNAELQQRIEETLQQMEADVFAPALGTHKLRGKLDGLQSCSCGYDCRVVFSIELDAETNSEVIVLLDIGTHDEVY, from the coding sequence ATGAGACTGCTGGTTTTGACCCCAAAATTCAAACGAGCATTCCGTAAGTTTGTCAAGCAAAATGCTGAACTCCAGCAGCGCATTGAAGAAACTCTTCAACAAATGGAAGCAGACGTATTTGCTCCAGCCTTGGGTACCCACAAACTGAGGGGCAAACTTGACGGTCTTCAGTCCTGCTCTTGTGGCTATGATTGTCGTGTTGTCTTCTCCATTGAACTGGATGCAGAAACAAATAGTGAAGTCATTGTTCTGCTCGACATTGGCACGCATGATGAGGTTTATTAA
- a CDS encoding cytochrome ubiquinol oxidase subunit I: MEFLSDTVILSRMQFALTACIHMLWPTLTTGVGIYLVIIEGLWLKTRNPDYYYHARFWSKLYALNFGVGVATGIPMEFQFGTNWAPFSEAVGNFFGSVIGFEASWAFMLEAAFLGIMLFGWERVNPAIHYLSTILVAIGANLSTVWILTASSWMQTPAGGEMVNGKFVVHDYFQAILNPFMPFSVLHMFLATLETSLFVIGGISAWYILKNRNAAFFSKSFQIALAAAIAVAPLQIYVGHLNAEQVYRYQPEKLAAMEAQWNTVPAGQSADWSLLALPNNKAQKNDWEIMIPNALGYILEFKEKLTEPVLGLKEWKPEDRPRLIGLVYYCFRTMVAIGFFLAALMFASIFYWVLGKLSQENITQQRWVMRAWMFAAPLGFIAIDTGWIVRCVGRQPWTLYRQIRTVDSASHVPATNVLASLTGFTVTYILLLIAYVYFGSRIIRIGPNFELPVPGVEVSKPAIDTTPGEFLPDERPVEAKQ, encoded by the coding sequence ATGGAATTTCTATCTGATACCGTTATACTGTCGCGGATGCAGTTTGCCCTAACTGCTTGCATTCATATGCTTTGGCCCACGCTGACAACTGGTGTGGGAATTTATTTAGTCATTATTGAAGGACTGTGGTTGAAAACCCGCAATCCCGACTATTATTATCATGCTCGCTTTTGGTCTAAATTGTATGCCCTCAATTTTGGTGTTGGTGTAGCAACGGGCATTCCAATGGAATTTCAGTTTGGCACTAACTGGGCCCCCTTCTCGGAAGCAGTTGGCAATTTTTTTGGCAGTGTCATTGGTTTTGAGGCATCTTGGGCATTTATGTTAGAAGCCGCGTTTCTAGGCATCATGTTATTCGGTTGGGAACGTGTCAATCCGGCGATTCACTATCTTTCTACGATTCTGGTGGCGATTGGAGCAAATTTATCCACGGTTTGGATTTTGACGGCGAGTTCCTGGATGCAAACACCAGCAGGCGGAGAGATGGTTAATGGTAAGTTTGTGGTTCATGATTATTTTCAGGCAATCCTCAATCCGTTTATGCCGTTCAGCGTTCTGCATATGTTTTTGGCAACGCTAGAAACGTCTTTGTTTGTTATTGGTGGTATTAGTGCCTGGTATATTCTGAAGAATCGCAATGCAGCGTTCTTTTCTAAGTCTTTTCAAATTGCTCTAGCAGCTGCGATCGCAGTTGCTCCTTTACAAATATATGTAGGACATTTGAATGCTGAACAAGTTTACCGCTATCAACCAGAAAAACTGGCAGCAATGGAAGCACAATGGAATACAGTTCCCGCTGGACAGTCTGCCGATTGGAGTCTTCTAGCTTTACCAAATAACAAAGCACAAAAAAATGATTGGGAAATTATGATTCCCAATGCATTAGGATATATCTTGGAATTTAAAGAAAAGTTAACTGAGCCGGTACTGGGTTTAAAAGAGTGGAAACCAGAGGATCGTCCACGCCTGATTGGTCTAGTCTACTATTGTTTCCGCACGATGGTTGCGATTGGTTTTTTCTTAGCTGCCTTAATGTTTGCTAGTATTTTCTACTGGGTATTAGGGAAGCTTTCGCAAGAAAATATTACTCAGCAGCGTTGGGTGATGCGTGCTTGGATGTTTGCGGCTCCTCTGGGATTTATTGCGATCGATACCGGTTGGATTGTGCGCTGCGTTGGGCGACAGCCGTGGACGCTTTATAGGCAAATTCGCACTGTAGATTCTGCCTCTCATGTTCCTGCTACCAATGTCCTTGCATCTCTGACAGGTTTTACAGTTACTTACATTTTATTACTAATTGCATACGTATATTTTGGTAGCCGTATTATTCGGATAGGCCCGAATTTTGAGCTACCTGTACCCGGAGTTGAAGTCAGCAAACCAGCGATTGATACAACACCTGGAGAGTTTCTTCCCGACGAACGCCCCGTTGAAGCAAAACAGTAG
- a CDS encoding cyanophycinase yields the protein MTVSGSKRQLVIIGGSEDKDSDSQILWEFVRRAGDTKAKIAIITAATELPKEVGENYIKVFERLGAEEVYIIDTETRRDASSSTALEAIAKATGIFFTGGNQARITNILKDTKLDAAIHKQFLAGAIIAGTSAGAAVMPDKMIVEGHSQTHPRIEIVEIAPGLGFLPGVLIDQHFSQRGRLGRLISALLQESAVLGFGIDENTAMVVTDSQIEVIGKGSVTVVDQSESTYNNMHKVLKDEPMAICGLKLHVLPHGCIFDLKNRQPILTSGTIPI from the coding sequence ATGACGGTCAGTGGAAGTAAACGGCAATTGGTGATTATTGGGGGATCTGAAGACAAAGATAGTGATTCACAAATTTTATGGGAGTTTGTTCGTCGTGCTGGGGATACAAAGGCAAAAATTGCAATTATCACAGCTGCGACAGAACTACCAAAAGAAGTAGGAGAGAACTATATTAAAGTATTTGAGCGGCTGGGAGCAGAAGAAGTTTACATTATTGATACGGAAACCCGTAGAGATGCATCTTCATCCACTGCATTAGAAGCGATCGCTAAAGCAACTGGTATATTTTTTACTGGAGGCAATCAAGCTCGCATTACCAACATTCTCAAAGACACTAAACTGGATGCAGCAATTCACAAACAATTTTTGGCAGGCGCAATTATAGCAGGAACCAGTGCCGGCGCTGCTGTCATGCCAGATAAAATGATTGTGGAAGGCCATTCACAGACACACCCTCGAATTGAAATTGTGGAAATTGCTCCTGGTCTTGGCTTTCTTCCTGGAGTGTTGATAGATCAGCATTTTTCTCAGCGCGGACGCTTGGGACGTTTAATATCAGCTTTGCTTCAAGAATCTGCGGTGTTAGGATTTGGCATAGACGAGAATACCGCTATGGTAGTGACGGATAGCCAAATTGAAGTGATTGGCAAAGGTTCGGTGACAGTTGTGGATCAGTCAGAGTCTACATACAATAATATGCACAAAGTTTTAAAGGATGAGCCAATGGCAATTTGTGGACTGAAACTCCACGTTTTACCACATGGTTGTATTTTTGACCTCAAAAACCGCCAGCCTATTCTCACTTCAGGCACTATACCAATTTGA
- a CDS encoding tetratricopeptide repeat protein produces the protein MNTENFFNQGLDKHLQGDYQGAIAYYTQAIKLNHEYAEAYHNRGIIKSGEFKDYHAAIADFDRAIEINPDFAQAYYNRANARYFLADYTGAIADHHRALQINPDFPQSYHSRGNVYFVLGDYDQAIADYHQTIELSTDLANHIHVDIAQALHNRGVVHDQQGNYQAAIADFQQALQWHPDFAAAYSSRASSYQSLGEYQQAIADYDRALQLDPNLKEAYHNRGNTRYALGDYQGAIADYNRTLEIDHYFAIAYYNRGLVHSHLQDFNHAIEDFNLAVVLNPDDAQAYYERGLIRSQLQDFNHAIADFHLALQKNPTLTLAYGFLAHAHCQLGNYTQAIADSDRLLQQNPHLAEAYCDRATARRCLGDYQGAIKDYNQALQINANLAQAYYGRGVAQEALQNFSDAVKDYTQAINILPEFSQAYCNRGNARRLLKAEQGAMADYNKAIQINPDLIEAYYNRGSLRYAQEDYKDAIADYTQALQINPQLATLYSDRANARYALQDYEGAIADYDQAIAIDSNCAEYWYNRGRSRLQLGDFPKAQTDLNQALQLQPYSASAYILRAEIRRSLEDYPGAIADFQKSAELYYREGNIQYYQQIMDAIAYLETLRG, from the coding sequence ATGAATACGGAGAATTTTTTTAACCAGGGATTAGACAAACATTTACAAGGGGACTATCAAGGAGCGATCGCTTATTATACTCAAGCAATCAAACTAAATCATGAATATGCCGAAGCCTACCATAACAGGGGTATTATCAAAAGCGGTGAGTTCAAAGATTATCACGCAGCGATCGCTGACTTTGATCGAGCAATAGAAATCAATCCTGATTTTGCACAAGCATACTACAACCGAGCTAATGCTCGTTACTTTTTAGCAGATTATACTGGAGCGATCGCTGATCATCATCGGGCATTACAAATCAACCCTGACTTTCCCCAATCTTACCACAGTCGCGGTAATGTCTACTTTGTTTTAGGAGACTATGACCAGGCGATCGCAGATTATCACCAAACAATCGAGTTGAGTACTGACTTAGCTAATCATATTCACGTTGATATTGCTCAGGCATTGCATAATCGGGGTGTGGTTCACGATCAACAAGGTAATTATCAAGCAGCGATTGCAGATTTTCAGCAAGCTTTACAGTGGCATCCTGATTTTGCCGCAGCTTACAGCAGTCGCGCTAGTAGTTACCAAAGTTTAGGAGAATATCAGCAAGCGATCGCCGATTATGACCGAGCATTACAACTCGACCCTAACCTCAAAGAAGCTTACCATAACCGAGGCAATACCCGCTATGCTTTAGGAGACTATCAGGGTGCAATTGCAGATTATAATCGCACGCTAGAAATTGACCACTATTTTGCCATAGCATACTACAATCGCGGTCTGGTTCATTCTCACCTGCAAGATTTTAACCACGCAATTGAGGACTTTAACTTAGCTGTGGTGCTGAATCCTGATGATGCACAAGCATACTATGAGCGGGGTTTGATTCGTTCTCAGCTTCAAGATTTTAACCACGCGATTGCAGACTTTCATCTCGCCTTGCAGAAAAATCCGACTTTAACCTTAGCCTATGGCTTTCTGGCTCATGCTCATTGCCAATTAGGAAATTATACTCAAGCAATTGCAGATAGCGATCGCCTACTGCAACAAAATCCTCATCTAGCTGAAGCATACTGCGATCGCGCCACTGCTCGTCGCTGCTTGGGAGATTATCAAGGAGCAATCAAAGACTACAATCAAGCATTGCAGATTAATGCCAATTTAGCACAAGCTTATTACGGTCGAGGAGTTGCTCAGGAAGCTTTGCAAAATTTCTCAGATGCGGTCAAAGATTATACCCAAGCCATAAATATTTTACCTGAGTTTTCCCAAGCTTATTGCAACCGGGGTAATGCTCGTCGTTTGTTAAAAGCAGAACAAGGAGCGATGGCAGATTACAACAAAGCTATACAGATTAATCCTGATTTAATAGAAGCTTACTATAACCGGGGTTCTTTGCGCTATGCCCAAGAAGACTATAAAGATGCGATCGCTGACTATACCCAAGCTTTGCAAATCAATCCCCAGTTGGCGACATTATACAGCGATCGCGCCAATGCTCGTTATGCCCTGCAAGACTATGAAGGGGCAATAGCAGATTACGATCAAGCAATTGCCATCGACTCTAACTGTGCCGAATACTGGTATAATCGAGGTCGTAGCCGTTTGCAATTGGGAGACTTCCCCAAAGCGCAAACAGACTTAAACCAAGCTTTGCAACTCCAGCCTTATTCAGCTTCAGCCTACATTTTACGAGCTGAGATCCGCCGTAGTCTAGAAGATTATCCAGGAGCAATTGCCGATTTCCAAAAATCTGCCGAGCTTTACTACCGAGAAGGGAATATACAATATTATCAACAAATTATGGATGCGATCGCATATCTGGAGACTCTTCGGGGATAA
- a CDS encoding addiction module protein, whose translation MNAEFTQIFELTLSEKLQLVEDLWDSIAQVPEQIPVLDWQKEELAKRKAAYLQNPDSGSSWEAAKERIRSGQYGA comes from the coding sequence ATGAACGCAGAGTTCACTCAGATTTTTGAGTTAACCCTTTCGGAAAAATTGCAGCTTGTTGAAGACTTATGGGATAGCATTGCCCAAGTTCCAGAGCAAATTCCTGTGCTTGATTGGCAAAAAGAAGAACTTGCTAAGAGAAAAGCTGCCTATTTACAAAATCCTGACTCAGGTAGCTCATGGGAAGCAGCTAAGGAGCGAATTCGTAGTGGACAGTATGGTGCTTAG
- a CDS encoding type II toxin-antitoxin system RelE/ParE family toxin, whose amino-acid sequence MLRNLIILPEAEQDVAQAYIWYEEQELGLGEEFLRCVDACIQFIRRNSEMYQVVHESYRRAVVRRFPYVVFYEHSDTTIIVYAVFHCSQDPKKWRSRLP is encoded by the coding sequence GTGCTTAGAAATCTGATTATTCTGCCAGAGGCGGAACAAGATGTGGCTCAGGCTTATATCTGGTATGAAGAACAAGAACTTGGTTTGGGTGAAGAGTTCCTTCGTTGTGTCGATGCTTGTATTCAGTTCATCCGGCGAAATTCAGAAATGTATCAGGTAGTTCACGAAAGCTATCGAAGGGCTGTAGTTCGCCGCTTTCCTTACGTTGTTTTCTATGAGCATTCAGACACTACGATTATTGTCTACGCAGTTTTCCACTGTTCTCAAGATCCAAAGAAATGGCGTAGTCGGCTACCATAA
- a CDS encoding HAMP domain-containing protein: MKRFSFRFRIALLSATLAGSALVGFGAVSWLQIYNANISRLDAEILNHLMRATRSPIQHRWQDYGNSLTYAFSRNAKTPIALLVLDPNDNTLYQSNSLPADMEVNRLLVQRLQSAPMPPPPPGEPPRLPFQNPPILVSPFISPRPPMAVTEHTATETWRIAAARFPDVQVAIAVSLETVNQDMAAIRNIFLVSIPGVLMLVAGGAWLISGRALRPIRQLTEVIQQVTVKGLDQRIPKSTTDVEFAELIRVFNQMLERLERSFTQASRFSGDAAHELKTPLTILQGELERTLQEVEPGSKVQQRLSNLLDEVGRLSGITRKLLLLSLADAGKISLYLIELDMSELLIEMVEDVELLAPHLSVQTDITEGLRFMGDRDLIVQIMQNLFSNAIKYNIADGWIKIHAHQTQRTIYVTIANASKDIPLSDRDRIFDRFYRGDPARTRKIEGLGLGLSLAREIARAHGGDLILNSTSFGETAFTLTLPITS; this comes from the coding sequence ATGAAAAGATTTTCGTTTCGATTCCGAATTGCCCTGTTGTCTGCAACTCTTGCAGGAAGTGCCTTAGTAGGGTTTGGCGCAGTCTCTTGGTTACAGATTTACAATGCAAATATCAGCCGCCTCGATGCAGAAATTTTAAATCATTTGATGCGGGCAACCCGTTCCCCTATTCAACACAGATGGCAGGACTACGGAAACTCATTAACCTATGCTTTTAGCAGGAATGCAAAAACCCCCATTGCACTGCTGGTGCTTGACCCTAACGACAATACACTTTATCAATCCAACTCGCTACCTGCCGACATGGAAGTGAATCGTCTGCTGGTGCAGCGTCTTCAGTCGGCACCTATGCCACCGCCCCCTCCCGGTGAACCACCACGTTTACCCTTCCAGAATCCACCCATCCTAGTATCGCCCTTTATTTCCCCACGCCCACCTATGGCCGTTACGGAACATACAGCCACAGAAACTTGGCGAATTGCAGCAGCTAGATTTCCTGATGTTCAAGTTGCCATTGCTGTTAGTCTGGAAACCGTCAATCAAGACATGGCTGCAATTCGCAATATCTTTCTTGTTTCAATTCCGGGAGTGTTGATGCTGGTTGCTGGGGGGGCATGGTTAATTTCTGGTCGTGCTTTGCGTCCTATCCGTCAATTAACTGAGGTAATTCAACAAGTCACCGTCAAAGGGCTAGATCAACGGATTCCCAAGAGTACCACGGATGTTGAATTTGCCGAACTGATTCGGGTGTTTAACCAAATGCTGGAACGCTTGGAACGCAGTTTTACCCAAGCTTCGCGCTTCAGTGGTGATGCAGCTCATGAATTAAAAACTCCACTGACGATTCTGCAAGGCGAACTAGAACGAACTCTGCAAGAGGTTGAGCCAGGTTCAAAGGTGCAACAGCGCTTAAGCAATTTGTTGGATGAGGTAGGTCGCTTGAGTGGAATTACGCGGAAACTTTTGCTGCTATCTCTGGCAGATGCGGGAAAAATCAGCTTGTATTTAATTGAGCTAGATATGTCTGAGTTGCTGATTGAGATGGTAGAGGATGTAGAATTACTAGCTCCCCATCTGAGTGTGCAAACTGATATTACTGAGGGTTTGCGTTTTATGGGCGATCGCGATTTGATTGTTCAAATTATGCAAAACCTGTTCAGTAATGCCATCAAATATAACATCGCCGACGGTTGGATTAAGATTCACGCTCATCAAACTCAAAGAACTATCTACGTTACCATCGCTAATGCATCAAAAGATATTCCCCTGAGCGATCGCGATCGCATTTTTGACCGCTTTTATCGCGGCGATCCCGCCCGTACCCGCAAGATAGAAGGACTCGGACTCGGACTCAGCCTCGCCCGTGAAATTGCCCGCGCTCATGGTGGCGACCTCATCCTTAATTCTACATCTTTTGGTGAAACTGCCTTCACCCTGACTTTGCCGATTACTAGTTGA
- a CDS encoding type II toxin-antitoxin system RelE/ParE family toxin, with protein sequence MGVLAERLNRCFDQLRENPYEHPNIKRLKGYFAGFFRYRVGDWRVVYHVDEAQLLITILLIAHRSDVYQ encoded by the coding sequence ATTGGTGTTCTAGCAGAACGTCTGAATCGTTGCTTTGATCAGCTGCGAGAGAATCCTTATGAGCATCCCAATATTAAACGGCTCAAAGGTTACTTTGCAGGATTTTTCCGTTATCGAGTTGGTGACTGGCGGGTTGTTTATCACGTAGATGAAGCGCAACTTCTGATTACTATTTTGCTGATAGCCCATCGCAGCGATGTATATCAGTAA